The following proteins are encoded in a genomic region of Enterocloster clostridioformis:
- a CDS encoding HAD family hydrolase has translation MRICGVIFDVDGTLLDSMFIWDTIGETYLRSIGYEPRENLNDTFKNMSLHQAACYYQTEYGVTLSIKEIMAGVNAMLERYYRFEVPLKAGVKELLAQLQRSKVKLCIATATDRYLVEDALERCGVLSCFGEIFTCNEVGHGKDEPEIFEAALRFLGTKKAETVVFDDALYAVKAAKAAGFPVAAVYDSHEKNQEEICTLSDLYLKDLTQLDKLRNFLPV, from the coding sequence ATGAGGATTTGCGGCGTGATTTTTGATGTTGACGGTACGCTGTTGGATTCCATGTTTATTTGGGATACGATTGGCGAGACCTATTTGCGCTCCATCGGATATGAGCCGCGGGAGAATTTGAACGATACGTTTAAAAATATGAGCCTGCACCAGGCGGCCTGCTATTACCAGACAGAGTATGGTGTGACGCTGAGTATTAAGGAGATTATGGCTGGGGTCAACGCCATGCTGGAGCGGTATTACCGTTTTGAGGTTCCGCTGAAGGCGGGAGTAAAGGAGCTGCTGGCACAGCTCCAGCGGAGCAAAGTCAAGCTGTGTATCGCCACTGCCACAGACCGGTATCTAGTGGAGGATGCCCTGGAGCGGTGTGGGGTGCTGTCCTGTTTTGGGGAGATTTTTACCTGCAACGAGGTGGGTCACGGCAAGGACGAACCGGAAATTTTTGAAGCAGCGCTTCGCTTCCTGGGAACAAAGAAGGCAGAGACAGTTGTGTTTGACGATGCGCTCTATGCCGTCAAAGCGGCGAAAGCGGCCGGGTTTCCGGTAGCGGCGGTGTATGACAGCCATGAAAAGAATCAGGAGGAAATCTGTACTCTGTCCGATCTATACCTGAAAGATTTGACGCAATTGGATAAACTCAGGAACTTCCTTCCGGTT
- the thiE gene encoding thiamine phosphate synthase produces MKCDKRHMLLYAVTDRTWSGEQTLYEQVEAALKGGVTCVQLREKELDEAAFLQEAKDICALCRRYHIPFIVNDNVDIAVACGADGIHVGQEDMVAGEVRRRVGDAMILGVSVHTVEEARQAVHDGADYLGLGAVFPTSTKADADQMTSETLRDICSAVDVPIVAIGGINRDNLLSLAGSGVDGAALVSAIFSAEDIERNCQELRALAERMVRA; encoded by the coding sequence ATGAAATGCGATAAGCGGCATATGCTGCTCTATGCTGTCACCGACCGGACCTGGAGCGGGGAGCAGACTCTCTATGAGCAGGTAGAAGCGGCATTGAAAGGCGGCGTAACTTGTGTGCAGCTGCGGGAGAAAGAGCTGGACGAAGCGGCGTTTCTTCAGGAGGCTAAGGACATCTGCGCCCTGTGCCGCCGGTACCACATACCCTTTATTGTGAATGACAACGTGGATATTGCCGTCGCATGCGGGGCGGACGGAATCCATGTGGGCCAGGAAGATATGGTGGCGGGGGAGGTCCGCCGCCGGGTGGGGGACGCGATGATTCTCGGTGTCTCTGTCCACACGGTTGAGGAGGCCCGTCAGGCTGTCCACGACGGCGCGGACTACCTGGGTTTGGGAGCGGTGTTTCCCACAAGCACCAAGGCTGACGCGGACCAGATGACCAGCGAGACCCTACGGGATATTTGCAGCGCGGTGGATGTGCCCATCGTAGCTATCGGCGGCATCAACCGGGACAACCTTCTTAGCCTGGCCGGCAGCGGCGTGGACGGGGCGGCCCTGGTATCCGCCATCTTCTCGGCAGAGGATATTGAGAGGAATTGCCAGGAGCTTCGGGCGCTGGCAGAGAGGATGGTAAGGGCATGA